A stretch of the Nicotiana tabacum cultivar K326 chromosome 6, ASM71507v2, whole genome shotgun sequence genome encodes the following:
- the LOC107772462 gene encoding peptidyl-prolyl cis-trans isomerase FKBP17-2, chloroplastic-like: protein MATLFGSPPFVSHPITRTNLSSSSQTPPPSQPPNQPPQPQTPPPSQNLSATSSEPLSPATAANVQPQKPSSKPARLSTTAESTDWIASSLTRRFGLGVGLAWAGFLAFGVVSEQIKTRLEVSQQETNTRVVEKEEEVVLPNGIRYYELKIGGGATPRPGDLVVIDVKGSVEGSGKVFVDTFGKKKKPLALVMGSRPYSMGICEGIEYVLKSMKAGGKRRVIIPPNLGFGEEGADLGTRLQIPPSATLEYIIEVDKVSIAPA, encoded by the exons ATGGCAACCTTGTTTGGATCACCACCATTTGTGTCTCACCCAATTACCAGAACTAACTTGTCTTCATCCTCAcaaactcctcctccttctcAGCCACCAAATCAACCTCCACAACCACAAACTCCACCACCATCTCAAAATCTAAGTGCAACTTCTTCAGAACCTCTATCACCTGCCACTGCAGCTAATGTGCAGCCACAAAAGCCTAGTAGTAAACCTGCCCGCCTATCGACAACTGCAGAATCTACTGATTGGATTGCCTCTTCCTTAACAAGGAGATTTGGCCTTGGTGTTGGACTTGCTTGGGCTGGTTTTCTTGCTTTTGGTGTTGTTTCTGAGCAAATCAAGACTCGCCTTGAAGTGtctcaacaagaaacaaatacAAG GGTTGtcgagaaagaagaagaagtggtCTTGCCCAATGGGATAAG GTATTATGAACTGAAAATCGGCGGCGGCGCAACTCCACGGCCAGGAGATTTAGTAGTGATAGATGTGAAGGGAAGTGTAGAAGGCAGTGGAAAAGTATTTGTGGATACATTTGGTAAGAAGAAGAAGCCACTGGCATTAGTAATGGGATCAAGACCTTATAGTATGGGAATATGTGAAGGTATAGAATATGTTTTAAAAAGTATGAAAGCTGGTGGAAAAAGAAGAGTGATTATTCCTCCTAATTTGGGATTTGGTGAAGAAGGAGCAGATTTAGGAACAAGATTGCAAATTCCTCCATCTGCTACTCTTGAGTATATTATTGAGGTTGACAAGGTTTCTATTGCACCTGCTTAG